The Arenicella chitinivorans genome includes a window with the following:
- a CDS encoding DUF3526 domain-containing protein has protein sequence MMRELKFMLHDKAVWVWCLLALTFSASAVVLGTIEVRQQHLEIAELQQLDQIERQVTLSKQSDWGSAAYYTFHLAFDPPSNFAYAALGQRDVSPWKHRIRMLALEGQIYETDANNPDFALIGRFDFVFVASLIAPLLVVLLLFDLRSGEHVAGRLNLIEASVGSTRKLWWQRSILRILALTTALCLPVVIGGLVAGTAPSTLALCVFAVFLYLIFWMAISLWLATANRTGSYNLTILLGVWLLFCVIVPATLTQVIDKTVPMIDGGEIVLTQREAVNDAWDLPKHATYAAFLVQHPEWREHTAWNDEDGFEWKWYYAFQQVGDQKVESRSLAYRQGQARRDELANWLGLISPATLLQRQLEALANTDVRSALEFDQQVRNFHADLRAWYYPKLFQAEKFDTEKAMSTIPKFAPSK, from the coding sequence ATGATGCGTGAACTGAAATTTATGCTCCACGACAAGGCGGTATGGGTATGGTGTTTACTGGCACTTACCTTTTCGGCATCTGCGGTGGTGTTAGGAACAATTGAAGTACGCCAACAGCATTTGGAAATCGCCGAGTTACAGCAATTGGATCAAATTGAACGACAGGTGACTCTCTCAAAACAGTCCGATTGGGGGTCAGCTGCCTACTACACGTTTCATTTAGCCTTTGATCCACCCTCGAACTTTGCTTATGCGGCTCTCGGTCAACGCGATGTAAGCCCTTGGAAGCATCGCATTCGTATGCTTGCCTTGGAAGGTCAAATCTACGAAACAGATGCCAATAACCCAGATTTTGCACTGATCGGACGATTTGACTTTGTCTTCGTAGCAAGCCTAATTGCCCCACTGCTAGTCGTCTTATTATTGTTTGACCTTCGTTCGGGTGAGCATGTGGCTGGACGGTTAAACCTAATTGAGGCGAGCGTTGGCAGCACACGAAAGCTTTGGTGGCAACGTTCAATACTGCGTATTTTAGCGTTAACCACTGCGCTCTGTCTGCCAGTCGTGATCGGAGGGCTTGTCGCTGGAACCGCCCCATCGACACTCGCACTCTGCGTCTTCGCGGTTTTCCTCTACCTTATTTTCTGGATGGCGATCTCGTTGTGGCTAGCAACCGCCAATCGAACGGGGTCTTACAATCTTACTATCCTACTTGGTGTATGGCTTTTATTCTGCGTTATCGTCCCAGCCACACTCACGCAAGTCATAGACAAAACTGTCCCGATGATCGATGGTGGCGAAATCGTGTTAACCCAACGGGAAGCAGTCAATGATGCATGGGACCTGCCCAAACACGCCACGTATGCGGCTTTCCTTGTACAGCACCCAGAATGGCGCGAGCACACAGCCTGGAACGATGAAGACGGTTTCGAATGGAAATGGTATTACGCCTTTCAGCAGGTTGGTGACCAGAAGGTTGAGTCCCGCAGTCTAGCTTACCGACAAGGTCAAGCAAGAAGAGACGAGCTCGCAAACTGGCTAGGCTTAATTTCACCTGCCACCCTACTTCAGAGACAATTAGAGGCGCTTGCAAATACAGACGTTCGTTCAGCATTAGAATTCGATCAACAAGTCAGAAACTTCCACGCTGATCTGCGCGCATGGTATTACCCGAAGCTGTTCCAAGCTGAAAAGTTTGACACAGAGAAAGCCATGAGCACCATTCCAAAATTTGCGCCATCAAAGTAG
- a CDS encoding ABC transporter permease, with amino-acid sequence MNSIVRIAREEWRQWSRSKLTVLCLIVFSALLLFTTVLNTLELREAQHQRLHQQQQAEETFLNQPNRHPHRMVHYGHYVFRAPPPLAMFDSGVDAVTGQSMFLEGHRQNSAMFADARAQARTGGFGKLTPAKLYHLFLPLLIIALGHGVILREREARTLGPLLSQGVTGISLYQGKLVAMGALIGLLSLPALFSSVTSSFYGESFLTSLTLYVGNLLYLCIWAVLTLLVSITTRSRAVALGVLSTIWVLSVLVIPRIGVTSASANLPSEGKILTDMRMNEDLRKLGDGHNAADPAFAQFRVSLLSQYNVKSVEELPLNFRGMVASRSEAELTKTLNLYAEKRMQRELDQANHLSNFKWLSPYLAISGASRNLAGTDLETHHRFLREAESLRYDFVQGLNQAHIEKLSYLDDINRNKGEEGWKRARVDSDNWRVLKEFRFTPDPAMERVGRATPKLGALLIWLVVILGLGMITARRLKP; translated from the coding sequence ATGAATAGTATAGTCCGAATAGCTAGAGAGGAATGGAGGCAGTGGTCGCGCTCTAAGTTGACCGTCCTCTGCTTGATTGTGTTTTCCGCCTTACTATTGTTCACAACAGTGCTCAATACATTGGAGTTACGCGAAGCTCAGCATCAACGCCTCCATCAACAGCAACAAGCTGAAGAGACCTTTTTAAACCAACCCAATCGCCATCCCCATCGCATGGTGCATTATGGCCACTATGTCTTTCGTGCTCCACCGCCGCTCGCCATGTTTGATTCCGGTGTGGATGCGGTTACTGGGCAATCGATGTTTTTAGAGGGGCATCGTCAAAACTCTGCCATGTTTGCCGATGCGCGCGCGCAAGCCCGCACGGGTGGATTCGGCAAGCTGACGCCAGCGAAGCTCTATCATTTGTTTCTGCCGCTTTTGATTATTGCGCTAGGACATGGCGTCATTTTACGAGAGCGAGAGGCGCGCACACTGGGGCCACTGTTATCTCAAGGTGTTACTGGCATCTCTCTATACCAAGGAAAGCTAGTCGCCATGGGCGCATTGATTGGCTTACTTTCTTTGCCGGCGCTTTTTTCCTCAGTAACTTCGAGCTTTTATGGCGAAAGTTTCCTCACCAGCCTGACGCTCTATGTCGGAAACCTACTCTACCTGTGCATTTGGGCCGTGTTAACGCTGCTAGTTTCGATCACGACGCGCTCTCGTGCCGTCGCCTTGGGAGTTTTGTCCACGATTTGGGTTCTCAGCGTGCTGGTTATTCCACGCATTGGCGTCACCTCGGCCAGCGCCAACCTACCATCGGAAGGAAAGATATTGACCGATATGCGTATGAATGAAGATTTACGAAAGCTGGGCGACGGCCACAATGCCGCTGATCCCGCGTTTGCTCAGTTTCGCGTATCCCTACTATCTCAATATAACGTCAAGAGTGTTGAGGAACTGCCGCTGAATTTCCGTGGAATGGTCGCTTCAAGAAGTGAAGCTGAGTTAACTAAAACGCTAAACCTCTATGCGGAAAAACGTATGCAACGAGAGCTTGATCAAGCCAACCATTTATCGAACTTTAAATGGTTATCACCTTATCTCGCGATTAGCGGAGCATCTCGCAACTTAGCGGGCACTGACCTTGAGACGCATCACCGCTTTTTAAGAGAAGCCGAGTCATTGCGATACGATTTCGTCCAGGGTTTAAATCAAGCGCACATTGAAAAGCTGTCGTATCTCGATGACATCAATCGCAACAAAGGAGAAGAAGGCTGGAAGCGAGCACGTGTCGATTCTGACAACTGGCGCGTGTTGAAAGAATTCAGGTTTACACCTGACCCCGCAATGGAACGAGTAGGTCGCGCGACACCTAAGCTAGGGGCACTCTTGATTTGGCTTGTCGTCATACTCGGCCTCGGCATGATCACCGCTAGGAGGCTGAAACCATGA
- a CDS encoding ABC transporter ATP-binding protein produces the protein MTAIAVSDLFVSRNGTEVLQGVSFDVEAGSVYALLGGNGAGKSTTLLTLLGFLSPDKGSASVLNSDVTKQTRELRKQIAYLPEAATLYPHLNAYENLAYFLDLAGKKIPHVALDSALDEVGLQPESRKKHMESYSKGMRQKVAIALAILRETPILLLDEPTSGLDPIAIDEFNLLVRTLAERGKTILMVTHDVYGACQVADRIGLLRRGELVGSFDAMNGQKIDTQVVHANFAERANS, from the coding sequence ATGACAGCCATAGCAGTCAGCGATTTGTTTGTTAGCCGAAACGGTACAGAGGTACTTCAAGGTGTTTCCTTTGACGTCGAAGCCGGCAGTGTCTACGCCTTACTTGGTGGCAACGGCGCAGGAAAATCCACAACACTATTAACACTATTAGGTTTTTTGAGCCCCGACAAAGGCTCAGCCTCAGTTTTGAATAGCGATGTGACGAAGCAAACTAGAGAGCTTCGCAAGCAAATCGCGTATTTACCGGAAGCGGCGACACTGTACCCGCACCTCAATGCATATGAAAATCTTGCGTACTTCTTAGATTTAGCCGGAAAAAAAATACCTCACGTAGCGCTAGACAGCGCCCTAGATGAAGTTGGCCTTCAGCCTGAGTCACGGAAGAAGCACATGGAGAGTTACTCGAAAGGCATGCGTCAAAAAGTCGCTATCGCTCTCGCGATCCTGCGGGAAACACCGATTCTCTTGCTGGATGAACCGACATCAGGCCTCGACCCGATCGCAATTGACGAGTTCAATTTGCTTGTGCGCACACTTGCGGAGCGAGGTAAAACGATTTTGATGGTGACCCATGATGTCTATGGAGCATGCCAAGTCGCTGACCGCATTGGTCTACTACGTCGAGGTGAACTGGTCGGAAGTTTCGACGCCATGAATGGACAAAAAATAGACACTCAAGTTGTACACGCAAACTTTGCTGAGCGAGCGAATTCCTAA